A segment of the Coffea arabica cultivar ET-39 chromosome 8c, Coffea Arabica ET-39 HiFi, whole genome shotgun sequence genome:
ggagggggttcaaatatcatatttggtattgTCCTAAtagattagcaaaaaaaaaaaaaatttcaatatcATATTTAGTGTTAAGAATAAGGGGGGGTTCAAATATTATATTTGGTATTACCCTAGTAAAtgagcgaaaaaaaaaaatagaaaaaaaaacaaacaagaacGACAAAAAgagacaataataataataaaaaaaataataataaaaaataaaaaacaaaacaaaaagggggTACAAAAATTGAGACTAAATTCTCAACCTTGAGGGATAACTCAAATATCATGCTTGGCATTATTTTAGTAGATAAATCACAAAGGGCCAAATTGTCTTGGAGATACAAGTCAAAAGCACACGTGGAGTAGACAAATAAATTCCAAGTGCTGATCATGTCCAAAGCGTCAAACAATGAAGCGTGCAAGAGCCTTGACTGAGGCTATTTATTGACAAGTATGACCAAAGCTATTTAGTGACTAAAGCATCCAATGATGAAACCTGCAAAAGCCTTGACCGAAACCAATTCTTGGCATGCAAAAATCTTGAGCAAAGCTTCTTGTAACAATTAAATGCTGCAAGGAGGAAACAAAAAGGGCTTCAAGTACCTGGCAGGCGGAAAGATATTGGAGTGCAACCAGCGGAGGATGATCAACTCTCGCGGCAGCGGCTTGCGCAACGGCTTTAGGTCAGTACGATGGAGGCAGTTTACAAGTAACAAGCATCAATCTGGTGGCACCAGCGACCGTAGCAGTTCTAGGCAGCAGCTCTCGAATCGCCAACCACAAGAAAGCGCTGGTAGCAGCGACAAGGCAACTCGGTAGTAGCGGGAAGTGATTATTGCTGTCTCTGGCTTCTCACAAGTGAACGCACGGGTATAATCTTGGTTATTTACACTAGTAGCATTGTGATTAGGTCCGAGAGACAGTAGTATAAAAAAGGAAGGGAGAGTTTTAGACtctagcaaaagaaaaaaaaaatccactcgTAGCTTGGAGAAGTAATACGTACCTCCAAATAATTTAAGAGTAGCTCGGCAAAGGTGATGACCAACTCCAGCTTGTTTCTATCAGTTGAAAGACAGTTGAGTAGAGCGAACGGCAAATAATAAGCGGTGGTGATGGCAACAAAGCAATTCCCAGTAGCGGCAGCTGGATGATGGCAAGTAAGAAGAAAGGAACAAAGCTTGGTTTAAAAGCTTTCAGTGAAGAATTCCCGGCTTCGGTCCTGACTATTTATAATAGGTAGAGTTAAGCTCTTTAATGCAAGGAACCCGTAAGATGACTTTGAGATTGATTACAAGTCCAACGTGAGTCTGGCTTCGGGACCTTCCTGATTGGTCAATTAAGATTGGAGTGTGCATATCCCGCGGACTCCTAATTTATTCCAGTTACTAATGGATATGTTGATTGCCATCCGAAACCGAAATTAGTTCATCAAAGTCTTTGGGTTTGCGTGGATATCAGCGGAATTTGTAATGGCAAGTCACCGTGGAGTTTTGATCCGATATGGAGTTTTAATATATGTCGGGTGCTCAAATTACTTTCAGGTCCTGCGCACATGAGTTTAATGTCCATTATGATTCTAACATCAGTTTGGCTTCAGGATTTCATGCTCGGTTAATTAGATTTTGTTATACGTGGTTTGTAGAATTCTAACGAATCTCAAATTCTACTTGGGATTCTCCGATGGCAACTAGTTTCTGGTTCAGCTTGGGAATATTAAACACATGGCCGGGGCGGTGGATATGAGGCTAAAGAGAGTCAATTgatcttttaaaaaaattggagGGCTTGCCCTTATAACATTCAATCCgagttaaaaggaaaaaaaaacctgCTCACGAAGTCTTTTAAGTCTTGGGAGATTGCTTCCGCGCTGATGATGGGCTCCATCGCAGTCGGTTTCAGACTTCTAGATTGCATGAACTTTGGAAATGACAAGGAATGAAAGTTGCTGATTCAAGAGTCCTAGGCATATTAGAGgaattttttgatgatttgCCGCTGAAGTTCCCGAGCCGACAAGGAGAAGTGGTCTTGAAATTTGGAGCGGTGGGGTTCCGTGGGTGATTGATAAGCAAAATGCGTGGGAGATCAATTGGGTTCCtgtgatttcattttttaaagCACTTTGCATGTAGATGATTGGGCATACGATGTGCAATATTCTACAAATGAATACGTTGGCTTCTTGAGGACAAATGGTTATAATTAAAATTGGTGGCTACTTTATCACCAATTCAGAGGTCACGGCATTGCAAAGCTCTGGACAAAGCTCAGGAATTGATATTTGAATTGCCAAGCTTTGAGTAAAGCTATGACATTGAACAGACCATTACTTGAATTGATAGTCCGACAAAGCTTTGGCATGATCCTGAAATTGATATAACTAATGTTGCATGAATTGGTAGACCCCACATGACCATCTTATGAGCAAAGTTCACGAGTTGATATACGAAGTGCAAAACTTTGAGTAAGGCTACGGAATTGCAAAACTCTAAGACCATTCACGGACTCTACTATAAGACTTCAAATTGGAGTAATCCGGCCTCGGGACTTGCTTAGTCATCATCAACATCAAGTGCTAATTGGAACCCAAATGTTACTTGGAACTGGCCTTGGGAGTTTGTTATCAATTGAAGGCTATGACTAGGAGCTTCATACGTTTGTGGATTTGAATTGGAGATTAATGTCGTCCTGCTCCTAGGGCAATCGAATTAAGTTGGAAAAAATTGTCGAAACTCGTTCGCTCAAATCCCGCTTTAATTTTATTCACGAACGAGTTTCGagggggcatttgtagacaatggaattttaattaaattctaaaaattaccattggtctatTAAATATTTTCGTCCAATCGGATATTGCCATATATCATGTACACTTGGAAAGTTTGGTTATTAAATAGCCAATTATATTCCTCCACGTGTCAAGTTGAGGTGTTCCAAACCAATTCAAATCGCAGGGGTATCttcaccaaccaaatcatatcatatcacatacctattggataaatatctaagtatttatttcttattaaacgGATAATATTTAGAGCTATTTAATCCAAGTATACCTCTTATATACTGCAGTAGCTTGGCCCGTCAAGCGGTGCCACGTCACGTGTccccacaagtttggccaatcgataaattacttatctctttattaataaatataaaatgaagagataatagTTGGCTAgcacagtcctaatatgactgcacgTCTTGCAAGGCAAGTAAGTGGTATGCAGGTCTTCAACCTCTACCCCTTGCCACagctataaatagaggtctttCAACCAAATCAAAGAGACCCACAGAGATACACAGAGAGACTTCAAGAGGTATCTCATACACTCAAGTATTGAAGCTTCAAGCTACGAAGGGTTGGATCTTCAAGTTCTCCAAGTCTTTCGCATATCAAGGCTTGAGCCTCCAAATATTCTCGaattcttcaaatcttccatatcaagatttgaaggagtcggtggttgatccaagaacaagctgcgaagcccttggattggtattcgaggagaagaatcgaAGGAAGCTCTCCATAAGTTCGAGAAACTTCCAGAGATTGTACCTACATATTTTTTCTAAGTTTATATAGTacatatttgtcgtgtatttctttttcttgtcgttttgcagacttgaaatttttatcGCGTACAATATGATTTGCACACATAGGGATAAGGAAATAAGATGAGACATCATGCAAATGAAAATaacctaaaaatagaaaaaaatgtaTAAAATGCAATATATGTCACACCAAAACATGAATCTAGCGCGTTGATGGCCTAAAGGATTTAGCATTAGACTAGTCTATTTTTAcaagttctcactagcgttggactagtgagaaattatGGAGAAAAGCCATAACTAGCGTTGAACTAATGTGATGACGTCATGCactcattataaataaataaagtatatagaacttaattaaaacaaataaacacaaaaaACACATAAAGCAtgtatagcacataacacataagtatAATATCTAAATGCAAAAAATTCTAGAGAAAATGAATAAACCACATAAGCACATAAACAAACAAGTACACAAGGATAtaagacctaactattacattaggaGCCCTAACTataatctaaaaggggaaatataaaataataacccTATCTAACATATCTATTACATTCATCTAGCTATTTATATTTTCTTACAAAAAATagaacctatctattacatcatTTATCTAAttacatttcttgcacaaaAGGATATTACTAATCTATTATAATTTGGGCATTTAAATACCCTCCAAATGATCACAAGACTTCCATTAAATAAgcataaaaatgaataaaaacttaaaataaataaatgaaaaaaacataaatatataaacacataagatCAAGCACATAAAAAGAATTTAAAGGGTAATAGGTATACCTCCCTTTTCAAGTAGCAGCTAAATGAGGGGAAGGAAAGTTGTCTacttttcaaaatcaacaaactGGTCAatacaccaatttaattgacaaTTTTAAAAGAGAATGTAAATATATACTAAATTCCACTTTTTACTGTGAAAAATGTAAATAAACATAAAGCaaccaaaatttataaattaaatgcatttaaatgaaGCACAATTAGCAATTAAAGAAGAGAAACAATTGtaattgagaaataaaaataaatgaataaagttagggactaaatagcaaaaattagaaaattttttgttcaaattataattttaaaaaagatTAGGGGTCAAATGTaaggaaaaataaagtttagggatcaAAACACAATTAAATTAAGGATCAAAGTGTATGAAATCCAAAATTTTAGAGCTACAATAAAATTACTCAAAAGATTAAGggcaaaattacaaaatttgttTCTGATTACGAAAAAACATGTTGGGCCATTTTCATGCATTTGAGCCATATTACTTCAgcccaaaaaaataaacaaatccaTCTTATTTAAAAGATAGCCCAACCTAATTTATTCTTTCAActtaaaaccaaacaaaaacatTGGGTTTAAGCCTCAAAACCCATGCCATAAACCTAATAAAAATAACACATCAGCCTATTTCTTATTTAAATCATTTGCATAAATTCCTAAAATTATCTAATTAAGTAATCTAAATCCAACAAACTTTATTCAAAACCTCAATTATACTTTAAAGATCAGAATTAATTTACTCAAAAAGGAAGATTATCTGTGCAAGTGCTGTGAGGAAAATCCAGAAACTATTGAACATATGCTCTTCTTCTGCAACAATGCCAAGGCTATCTGGAAAGCTGCTCCACTAAGTTGGGATGGTCTAGAGATTTATAGGAGCAAATTTTGGCTCTGGTGGGAAGAACTGAAAGATGCTATGAAGAAGGAGAAGGGAAAAGAGCGTATTGAACTAATGGTAATTCTGCTATGGCAAATCTGGAAATCGAGAAACGAAATGCAATTCAATGATAGAAGAAGGGATCCAATGATAGCTGTTAACAAAGTAGTGATGGAGTGGAGAGAGTATCAGGAAGCTCAGGAGGCACAGGTGGAAGTGGGGGGGATGTAGTAAGAGCAAAACAGAAGGGATGAGTGGCTGGAGGAGACCGAAGGAAGATTGGATCAAAATGAACTCTGATGTAGCTCTAGACTAAAAAGCTGATAAGGCAGGTTAGGGAATGGTTGCGAGGGACTGGCAAGGGAGGGTGATGGGTGCTTGGGCAGTGCCAAACTCAAGCTGCTCCCATGCAAAGCTAGAAGAAGCAATGGCACTCAGAATTGCTATGCTAGTGGCGAAGCAGAATGGATGGAGAAGAGTGGAATTTGAAACAGACTGTATGCAGGTTGTGAATGAAATTAATAGGGAGGAAGATGAAGTAGTTAGGTTCACAATGACGTCTGATATCAGGAAATTAAAGTCCAGTTTTGATGAATGTTgttttacctttactaaaaggGTAAACAACTTTGTCAGTCATACATTAGCTAAGATGGCGAAACATATGAAATGCTCAACTGAATGGAAGGGTAGCTTCCCAGGTTGGCTGCTTGAGCGCTCAAGCAGACTGTAAGGGTAGTTGCCCACCCTTTATGTAATCTGGATAGAGTATTAATAATAAAGTGCTGTCgttttggttaaaaaaaaaggaagaaatttgTCCACTTTTTTCACAATTTATGGGCCCTTGTATAATTATACCAAAATTTGGggggctaaattacaaatatattttctcATGGCCTCCAATTAGCAAATAACATTCCACTGAGTTCAACCAATTTCCAGCACCATTAAACGCataaaatgtttaaaaaaaaagtaagaaagataaaataaaatacacaAATTCTTAACCTAGTTCACAAAACCCATCCCATTTAATCGGATCACAAATTTGGGCTTTTGGGTCTTGACCCAAACAAAACTAACCAAGAATCCCATATAAAAACATAGAGgtctcaaacaaaattcaaGCACAAGCCCACGTATACAGAAAAAAGTAAGCCCAATAGTTTTAACTATAAGCCCGacaataaaataattttctgaCCCAATTCTTAACCCATAAACACAAAAAAACAATAACCCAAATGGGTTAAAGGAtcaaaacataacaaacaaacaaagaaacaaaggaagcaaaataaaagaaaaagctgATGAAGTTTCCGACGGGTTAAGAATACGACCTGCCGGAATCTAGAAAAATTTGGTCGGAACTTCGCCGGAAGGCATTTTTAAGGGTATTGAAGGCTGGATCTTAACATAAACGAGTTATCTATAGTTTTGTGGACTCATTTAAACACTAAACAAGCCCCTTAACATCATAAATCATGAGAAAAATGAGATCTAAAGTTTAAACCCATGAAAAACTCATATGATTGCTTAAAGCTTCATGCAAAGCGTTAAATCAACCAAGAGAAAGAGCTATAGTTACTCACAGATACTTGTGAACTTGAACAAACACAAGAAATCTCAAGAAAAATGCACCCAAGTTTCTGAAACAaagcaaacaagttccttcaagtGCTGATGAGCCCGCGACTTCAGGCCTTAATTCAAGTGATTTGGAGATGTTTTTTctacaaattttcaaaatgaaagTTGTTCCCCGAGGATAATAGATTGTGTACAAACCAAGTTCTTTGAAGTCGAATTTTGGTTGAGAAATAGGGCTGTTTCGTCAGCTCTGTtcgtaatttttttaaaaatttttttctctccctgtttcttttctctttctatcTTTTGTTCTTGGCCAactttttttccctctcccccGACCCTAAAGAAGACTCACTTTTAGGCCTTTTAAATGAAACCAACAAACTAAAACCCTAAGAGTGAAGGCTGAGTTGGAACTAGGGTTTGTTGGCTTCATTTGGTCCCTTACATCCATTTTGCCAACCATTTCTTGATGGATTTTGGGTGGTGAAGTGTCTTGGTACAAACTAATCTTTGGGGGGAAAGAAACAAGAAGCAAAAGCAAATTTgaattgcccaaaaaaaaaaaaaactagttgcTCTTCTTGTACTGCTATTTTGGTTCACGAAGGAAGAAGACAACACACGCGCGCGTGAAGctgccccctttttttttgagaaaagaaactGAGCTAATGTGCCTCCTTGCTTCCAAACTTTTGCTTGGGTTTTGCAGGGGTTTTTGTGGAATTTTTTGCTTGGGTTTTTGTGGAGTTTTGGCTTGggtttttgtttggatttttttggtagatttTTTATTTAACACAAGAAAAGACCTCcaccaaaaattttcaattttgagcatccatttttctttttattttctttctttttgtgcaaacctacaaaataaaaattacaataattattcaaGCAATTCAtaaatgaaaaatcaaaaatcaaaaatcaaaaaaagacttgaaattgagaaaattttggtgtctacactctCTACCCCAATGAGTTTTTAATCATAATTTTTGATATGGGTAGATAATGTCAAAAAAAGTTTGAATTAGGAGAAAGCAGTGATATTTTTCAATGTCCAAGAGTATTAACTAATATTGTCATGAACACTTCAACGGAGTTTTCTAAAATTATCATTTCATATAAGGGAGAGTTGGTTGAGGAACAATAACTTTGTTCCCCTTTTCTTGTCTCACATACATAAGAGGTAAAATTGGATTTAAGAATTGGATGTGTTTAGAGAGGAGCAACGACGGCATAAGGGAGGGGCAGGCAAGGGTAGCTGCCCCGGGCTTTCCGAAAAatggacttatatgtgaataagtATAAATTGCAGACTGTCAAATAAGATTAAATCTAAAAGTGATTTATTGTAATTTGAGCTTTAATATTTAATAGGATGTGAGTCTTTAATGCGTAGATACTTAaggatcattttttttattatgggCTATAATAGAAATaccaaaagataacatgaaagttatatatAAGTAAGGTTATGGTTCTCGAGTCACATGTATTTCTGTTGTCATAGACATAGATATCACAAAATAGTCCTTTCTTGATATTCCATTGTCAAGAAAGAtaccatagagaaattgaaagATTCTCTCAAAGGATGAGCGAATACGCATTGATTTGGAAGGCCACCTTAAAAGTCCAATGATTCATGTAGTAATCAATTAATATGAATCCAAGTGATGGTTTTTTCAgagattatttttaaaatggtACGTATTTAGATTATAGTTGTATTCAAATATTTGATATTAGAATCCTGAAAAATCCAACAAGTGGTGCCAGAGCAAGTATTAGATTTTGAATCGTTATAGTTTAAAGTTAGAAATTTGTGATCTTCAGAGTTATTATAAAGTTTGCAATTATGTTCGCTTTACTAGTATCTTCATTTGTATTGGATCCGttagatttaataatttttggatttttgatgAAGTATTTAAATCCATATACATGGTGGTTTAAGTCTTAAGCCGAAATTTGGTCTTCTTGTACATGGCATTTCATGCATTGCTTTCATGGCTGAATTCTAGAAGGAACCCGCATGTTTGCGTGGTTTTTGTTTTAAGTCTTATGTACGCCGTTTTCATGCATTGCTTCAATCATGAATTGTATATTTCATGTCTTGATTAATTAAAACTCTGGGTATATCTTCATAATTACAAGGTCAGGAATATTAATTTGGTTAACACTTGGATTCTTTGACTTGTTTCTTCGTTTAAGAATCAATATGCATATCCTTACATTAAGGAAATCATGGTTTAAATTTAAGCGAATCCTAATATAGTTATATGAGCCTTAAAAAGTTCAATTGGCCCACTAAGTATATAGTCTCATAAGGCATTTTTAGGGCTAAAGAAGGTACTAAACTTATATGACAAACTTTTGGGTCAAGTTATAAAGATGGATCTTTGATCTAATAAGTCTTGATCCAATTATCTGGTATGACCAAATTTGATTGGTTTTACTATTTTGACCAAATTTGATTAGAGCTAACCAAAGTTAACTTTGATCTAAAATTTTGTGTAATTTTAAATTTGGTTATcggtataattatatatattttggaataaattaattgaaacaatgTGTCTCCAAAGTGACATCTCTTATCAAAATTAATTTGTTTTAGAATATAACTAATTGTACTTGCGATTTTGTTAATATTGATTGACCCAATAAGAGGTCAATGTTTTACAAAATTGCATGTACACTTGTGGTAATAACTACATGATGattattcaaattttatatgtgaattataaattgacccaaagaaaattttattttttgacatgTTCTTATTATCAGTGTTTATTATTGTGTCAAGATATCACTTAAGAGTTAATATTTTTTTGGCcaaagataaaatattaatgGAACATCAGTATTTTGAGATGGAGTTatctttatttgaatttattaattatttaatgtTTTCTATTTAGTTGTGAATGATCCAGCAAATATAACTACCAATATCAACAATATTCCTATACTAAATGATACAAATTTCAAGTCCTggaaagaaaacttcttgaTAGTCATGGATCTCAACTTTACGTTAAGGGATGATTCTCTTTCACCTCTTATATATCAGAGTACCTCTAATGAAATGAGAGATAAGGAAATGTGGAAGAGATCAAATTATAAGTGGATGATGATCATGAAAAAAGGTCATTTCGAAAGTATTCACAAGCATAATGTGTAAAACGACAACTACGATTAAAGCCATACTTTCGAGACATTAAAAAAAGCTTTGCCaagaatgaaaaaattgaaattagtACACTCTTGACAAGTCTAATTTCAATGAAATATAGTTATAAAGATAATATTAGGGAGTACATCATGGAGGCGTCTCATCTTGCTTCTAAGTTGAGTGCATTTAACTTAACATTCTTTAAAGAATTACTAGTACATCTAGTTTTGATGTCCTTTCCTACATAGTTTGGCTAATTTAAGATGAGTTACAACTGTTAGAAAGAGATTTAGTCTTTGAATGAACTCATATCACACTATGTAGAGGAAGAGAAAAGGttgaaacaagaaaagagagagagagtgctcaCTTGGCATCAACCACTAATAATAAAGGCGAGGATGCAAAAAGAAGAATGATAAGGAAGCTATAGATATGGCACcgcaaaagaaacaataaaaaaaatcggTTGAATCAAGAACAAAAATGGTTGTTTCTTTTATGGAATTGAAGGGTATAAGAAGAAGCATTGCACTAACTATCACACTGGGCGTGCTTAGAGAGGTATTCTTCTTAATCTGGTTTGTTTTGAAGTTAGTTTAACTTTGGTGTCTGGATATCTATGGTGGATAGATTTTAGTACAACTACTCACATCATTATGTATATGCTAGGTTGCCGAAACTGCTGAAAGTCTAATGA
Coding sequences within it:
- the LOC113705936 gene encoding uncharacterized protein; this translates as MLQGGNKKGFKYLAGGKILECNQRRMINSRGSGLRNGFRSVRWRQFTSNKHQSGGTSDRSSSRQQLSNRQPQESAGSSDKEDYLCKCCEENPETIEHMLFFCNNAKAIWKAAPLSWDGLEIYRSKFWLWWEELKDAMKKEKGKERIELMVILLWQIWKSRNEMQFNDRRRDPMIAVNKVVMEWREYQEAQEAQGMVARDWQGRVMGAWAVPNSSCSHAKLEEAMALRIAMLVAKQNGWRRVEFETDCMQVVNEINREEDEVVRFTMTSDIRKLKSSFDECCFTFTKRVNNFVSHTLAKMAKHMKCSTEWKGSFPGWLLERSSRL